A region from the Geotrypetes seraphini chromosome 10, aGeoSer1.1, whole genome shotgun sequence genome encodes:
- the LOC117368528 gene encoding putative UDP-GlcNAc:betaGal beta-1,3-N-acetylglucosaminyltransferase LOC100288842 yields MHLDYNSYVLCLAEVALCRLRTHQWCFILFNIMLFHALLFGADFVEEYLLQSLPVAYTDVKVLEIREQARKLDMEAVKDNISKSYLISGVNACSGQDVFLLSVVFSNPENKTRRDLIRQTWANITHIKEYTVLTMFALGKPNSETTQLEVLKESESHGDIIEGSFLDSSQNQTLKTIMMMQWIVTFCPSARFVLKANEDMFVNILSLVDHLLSLRTHPEDIYMGRVIHQALPIRDPQSYSFFIPKQYEKKFYPDYCSGTAYVISQDVARKVYVVSNQVSMSLSSDVFVGICAHNAGIAPIHSSRFSGHRHIIYNRCCYKFIFTSAGMEDEDLTLEWREISDGEKCSVLQTYYGLVSCKVWTYLDKLKYLKNEALSFSD; encoded by the coding sequence GTTGCACTCTGCAGGCTGCGCACTCACCAATGGTGTTTTATTCTCTTCAACATTATGCTTTTCCATGCCTTGCTGTTTGGAGCAGACTTTGTTGAGGAATACCTCTTGCAGTCATTACCAGTCGCCTACACAGATGTAAAAGTTCTTGAAATCAGGGAGCAAGCCAGGAAACTAGACATGGAGGCTGTAAAAGACAACATTTCTAAGTCTTACCTCATCAGTGGAGTGAATGCATGCTCTGGTCAAGATGTCTTCCTTTTGTCAGTTGTCTTCAGCAATCCGGAAAACAAGACAAGGAGGGATCTTATCAGACAAACGTGGGCCAATATAACACATATAAAAGAGTACACAGTCCTAACCATGTTTGCTTTAGGAAAGCCCAACTCAGAAACAACCCAGTTAGAAGTACTCAAGGAATCTGAAAGCCATGGAGACATCATAGAAGGAAGCTTCCTAGATTCTTCACAGAATCAAACCCTGAAGACAATAATGATGATGCAGTGGATTGTGACATTCTGCCCCAGTGCAAGATTTGTCCTTAAAGCCAATGAAGACATGTTTGTCAATATCCTCAGCCTAGTGGATCATTTGTTAAGCTTGAGAACACACCCTGAGGATATTTACATGGGTAGAGTTATCCATCAGGCACTACCTATCAGAGATCCTCAAAGCTACAGCTTTTTTATTCCGAAGCAATATGAAAAGAAATTCTACCCGGACTACTGCAGTGGGACGGCCTATGTCATATCACAGGATGTAGCTCGGAAGGTGTATGTGGTTTCCAACCAAGTATCCATGTCACTGTCTTCCGATGTGTTTGTTGGCATCTGTGCCCACAATGCTGGCATTGCACCCATTCACAGCTCTAGGTTTTCTGGGCACAGGCACATAATATACAACCGCTGTTGTTACAAGTTTATTTTTACATCTGCAGGAATGGAGGATGAGGACCTGACCTTAGAATGGCGAGAAATCAGTGATGGAGAAAAGTGCTCAGTACTTCAGACTTATTATGGTCTGGTGTCCTGCAAGGTCTGGACATATCTGGACAaactgaaatatttaaaaaatgaggCTCTGTCTTTTTCTGATTAG